The sequence below is a genomic window from Deltaproteobacteria bacterium GWC2_55_46.
GCGCACAGGAGCCCGAAGAGGACCTCTGATTACGCAAAAGGCGCGGAAGATCGCGGGATAAAGGTCATAATAGCCGGCGCCGGGAGCGCGGCGCACCTGGCGGGCTTCATAGCGGCAGAGACGACCATCCCGGTAATCGGGGTCCCGATAGACTCAAGCCCTCTAAAGGGGCTCGACTCCCTCCTTTCTACCGTGCAGATGCCCGGGGGCGTGCCGGTAGCCTCTATGGCTATAGGCAAGGCAGGCGCGAAAAACGCGGGCATCTTCGCCGCCCAGATACTCGCCACAGGTGTCGCCTCGCTTCGGGGCGCGCTTAAAAAGCAGAGGAAGGATATGGCGAAAGAGGTCGAGGAGAAGGCGAAGAGACTGAAGGCCTGACGATTGGATAGCGAGAAACCCAGGATACTTTCCGCTTACGATGATTACTCCGCGGCCGCAAGCCCTCTGTTCCGGGCCGGAGCTGTTATCGCCTACCCCACCGAGACCTTTTACGGCCTCTGCGTCGACCCCTTCAATACAAAAGCGATAGAGGCCCTCTATGAGTTAAAGGGCAGGCCAGCCTTGAGCCCCATCCCTCTTATAATAGGGGATGCCGGGATGCTCGACCGCATTGTCACGGATATTCCCCTTACGGCCCGTAAATTAATCGAAAGATTCTGGCCAGGCCCGCTTACGTTAGTCTTCAAGGCAAGCCCGGCCCTTCCACCCATGCTCACATCCGCCACAGGGACGATAGGCGTGAGGCTCTCCGGCAGCCCCTACGCGCGGAGGCTCTCTTGTGCGCTCTCTTCGCCCATCACATCGACAAGCGCGAACCCGACCGGGATGCCGCCGGCGAAAAGCCCGAAAGAGGTACTTGGGTACTTTGACGGCAGGATCGGCCTCCTTATAGACGGAGGCCGGCTAACCGCCCTAAAAGGCTCGACAATCATAGACGTAACCAGAGACAGCCTTGAGATTATAAGAGAGGGCGAGATACCATCCTCGGAAATCTTGTCATTATGATAAAAAAAAGCTAAAGCCTTAAGCCGCCCCTGCCGATAGGTATAACAGGAGGTCTTTATGCTCCGTCCTGTCGCCATCGCCTCAACAGGCATCTACGCTTCCTTAAAGCTACTCGACACTACCGCCCATAATGTAGCGAACGCCAATACAGACGGCTTCAAGAGCCGGAAGGTCTCCTTCAACGAGGCCGGAGAAGGCGGGGTCTTTACTACCACCTCAAAAGACCTTGAGCCTGGAAGCCGCTACTACCTTGACGGCATGGCCTACGAGGCCTCGAACGTGGATATCGCCTCTGAGACCATCTCCCTTATGACCGCCAGGCATGTGCTCTCGCTAAACGCGGCTGTCCTTAAGACCTCAGTTGAGATGGAAGAATCCCTTCTCGATACTTTCGCTTAGCAGAAGGCTTGAAAACTCCAATTTTATTCAGGCTGATCAAAAAGTTGCATATGCGAGGACGTCGAGGAGCGAGGAATGAGGCGTACTTGGAGTGTACGCCGCAGTGACGAGCTTCTGAAGCCAACGACGCAGATGGACTTTTTCAGCAGCCTGCTAACCCTTCCTCATGCGGGCAGCGAAAAATCCGTCCATCCCGTGTCTGTGCGGGAACGTCCTCAGAAACCCGTCCTTGTCAACGAGCTCGCTGCAGCTTTGAGGCAGGTATTTTGAGACATCCTCAAGAGAAAAGTCGGGATGCTTTTTCAGGAACCTTGAAACTACACCTTCTGTCTCTTCAGGCTCAAATGTGCAGGTCGAGTATACAAGCCTCCCGCCTTTTTTGAGATACCCGGCCAGATTATCGAGTATCCTGGACTGGATAGCCTGTAGCCCCGCTATATCTTCTTCCTTGCGCCTGTACCTGGCGTCAGGCGCCCTCCTCAATACCCCAAGCCCTGAGCAGGGCGCGTCGCAGAGTATCGCGTCGAGCGATCCTTTTTCAAGAAAATCGAGGCTGCCCGCGGCGTCAAAAGTAAAGGTCTTTATTATCCCGGCTCCAAGCCTTGCCGCCGTCTCGGCAACCGTCCTTACCCTCGCCTCGTGCTTATCGAGGGCATATATGGCGCCCCTGTTGCCCATGAGCTGGGCCAGGTGCGTTGTCTTCCCCCCTGGAGCGCTGCAGGCATCCAGAAGAGACTCTCCAGGCATGGGGGACAGAAGAAGCGAGACGAGCTGAGAGGCCTCGTCCTGTATATAGTACCTCGGGTCCTTTGCCGCAAGCGCCCCCCCTCCCCTCACCTCTATCCCGTCCGGGGAGTAGCGAGTCTCCTCGACATCGTAGCCGCTCTCCTTGAGCTCTTCGATGAGCCTCTGTCTTGAGGTGGACAGAGTATTTACCCTTACGGTCCTCGGAGGCACCTCCTGGCCGGCCCTGCATAGCTCGATCGTCTCTGCCGTGCCGTACCTCGCGGCCCACCTCCGGACTATCCACTCCGGATGGGAGCACGCTATCGTTATATGCCGGATGATATCCTTATCCGGGTCAGGCAGGGCTATCCTTTCCTTCTCGGAAGCGATCTTTCGGAGGACCGCGTTCACAAAGCCCGCCTTCCTCTTATCAGGCTTCACCAGCTCGACCGACTCGTTTATCGCCGCTCGTGACGGGACCCTGGTAAGGAAGAGGAGCTGGTAGGCGCCGATCCTCAATGCGTTCAGCACCCTGTGCTCGATCTTTTTAGACCTTATGGCGGAAAAGAGGTCTATCGTGTAGTCGAGCCTTATCTTCCACCGTAAGACCCCGTAGACGAGCTCGGTTGTAAGCCCGGTATCTGGCCCGCTGAGCCCTTCAAGCCCTGCGTCGAGCGCTATGTCAGCGTAAGCGTCCCCGCCCTCGACCCGGTTCAAGACCTTTAAGGCCGCTGCCCTCGCGCCTGTTTGACTGCCCACATCCCCTCCGATAGTTTCGAAGCAGTTTACCACGCACACGGGTGATTTAAAACGGGTTTCAGAGAGGTTTACGGACCCGCGCGCGCAATATCAGGCAAAAAATATTAAAGTCCAGCCAAATTGGGGCCGATATGCCAGTTAACTCATATAACCCTGCTATTGCGTGTAAGCGAGGAGGCTTTTTCAGATGAAATCGTTTTTAAAACGCGTAAGCATCGCACACTTCATGATAGCCTCGATCGGCACGCTTGTGCTCATCCTCACGGTATTTTCCATTGCGCACACCTTCAACGCATACAAATATTACAAGGAAATGAGCCGGACGGAGATGGCCAACGAGTTCTCCGACTACCTGCTGGCAGCGGCCGGGCTGCTGGCAAAGGAGCGCGGGATGACCTCGATGGCCCTGTCCTCAGACAAGCCGGCAGACGCCTCGCTCGTCTCTGATATAGAGGGCGTTCGGGATATGGTGGAGCAGGTACTTGGCGAGTCCCTTGGCATGCCCAGGCTTCTTATATCAACCGACCCTGAAAACCCCGCTTTCACCTCCTCTGTCCAGGAACTTGAAAGGCTTCACTCCGAGCTAAACTCCATGAGGGGTACGGTCGATGCCGAACTGGGCAAGGGTGAAAAGGGCATAACCCCTGCCGAGTGGTTCAAGGCAGCTTCCTCTGTCATCGAGGCCGCCTCAGAGGCGCGCCTTGCCGCGTTCGACCCAGGGTCAAGCAAGGGGACAAGCCAGGAGGCGCTGAGGATGAATGTGGAGCTAAAGCAGGCGCTCTGGCTTATGGGCGAATACGCTGGAAGGGAGCGCGCGATACTGGCGATGGCCATCGCTTCCGGAAAGCCCGTCGACCAGGAGAACATGGAAAAACTCAATACGTACAGGGCCGTAATCGACATCAACGCGAAGGCGCTTCGCAGGATCAAGACCTCGCAAGCCCTTGACGAGCAAGTGCTGAATGCCTTATCCCGCGTGGAAGAGAGCTTCTTTGGCGCCTTCGAAGGGGTGCGCACGGGCGTCCTGGCTGAAAGGTCAACCGGCAACTACACTCTTTCAGGCAAGGAGTGGATAAAGAAGAGCTCAGAGGCCATAGACACCATACTCGAACTCTCCGCGGCGGTCGGGGTGCTTGTGGACGAAAGGACAAAGGCTGAACTCTCGTCCTCGAAAAGGACCATGGCCGTGTCAGCCGCCGTCCTCGTGCTGGTCATACTCCTCGGATGGGGGTCCCTCATCGTGATACGCGGCAAGATAGTGAAGCCAATGCTCTACCTGAGCAAGACCATGGCCGAGGTGGAGAGGACAAACGACCTTACGCTCAGGATAGATGTCAGCTCAGAGGACGAGAGCGGACGGATGGCGGCGGCCTTCAACAGCATGCTCGACAGGTTCAACGCTATAATAACCGGGCTTCAGGCATCCACTGAGAACCTCGCGTCAGCTTCAGAGGAGCTTTCCGCCACAGCGGTCCAGATAGCGGACGGGTCGCAGTCGCAGAGCCTCAGGGCGACCCAGGTCTCGACAGCGGCCCAGGAGATGAACGCCACCCTGATAGAGGTCGCCAGGAACGTCTCCGGCGCGGCAGACGCCGCAAAAGAGGCGAGCAAGGTGGCATTAAAGGGCGGGAAGGTCGTCTCGGAGACGATAGATTCCATGAACGGGATTGCCCGGACGGCGCGGGAGTCGAGCCAGATAATAGCCAAGCTTGGCAACCGCTCCGAGGATATAGGCAACATAATAAGCGTAATAAACGACATCGCGGACCAGACCAACCTGCTGGCCCTTAACGCCGCGATAGAGGCCGCCAGGGCCGGTGAGCAGGGGCGCGGCTTTGCCGTGGTAGCTGACGAGGTTAGAAAGCTCGCCGAGAAGACCATGAAGGCCACCAAGGAGATAGGCGGCATGATAACCGCCATGCAGGAGGAGACAGGCAAGGCCATCTCATCGATGGAGCACGAGGCCGTGGCGGTGGAGCAAGGAGTTCATCTGGCCAAGGTGGCCGGAGAGTCCCTGCATGAGATCGTCGGGAAGGTGGACGCTGTCACAAACATGATGCACCAGGTGACAGTTGCCGCCCAGCAGCAGTCCTCGGCAACGGACCAGATAAGCGGGGACGTATCCGAGATGGCCGAGGTCATAACCGAGACATCTGCCAGCGCCCAGCAGATAGCCAGTGCCAGCGAGGAGATAGCGGAGCTCGCCACGAACCTGAAATCCACAGTCGACACCTTCATCATCACCTCAGGAGGTCCCCAGAATAGCTCGACCAGATCCAGGGCTGCCGCTTAAAAAAAGCCTTCAGCGGCCCTGCCCCGAAAGGGGCAGGGCCTTTTCTTTTCCTGGTTCCTTGAAAAACCGCCCTTTATTTGTTACGATTAAATTGTATGGAAGAGCATGGGACTGTCATAGAAACGAAAGGGCAATTGGTAGTCATCAAGGCGCAGAGGACAAGCGCCTGCGACAGCTGCTCCTCAAAGAAGTCCTGCGGGAGCGGCGGGTCAGATGAGGAGATGCTTATCGAAGCGGACAACTCCATAGGGGCCATGGTGGGCGACAAGGTCATATTTTCCGTGAGCGCCAGGTCTGTCCTCAAGGCCGGTATGCTGCTTTACCTCTTCCCCATCTTGAGCTTCATTGCCGGGGTCGCGCTGGGACAGTCCGTCTTTTCAGGGATCTTCCCCATGTACAACGCTGACCTCGTCTCAGGTCTTACCGGCGCGGCATTCCTTGCCGTCGCCTTCGGTGTCCTCAAGGCCTTAAGCAAACTTTCGGAGCGGGGCGGGTCCTTGAGGCCGCGGGTACTGAAGATTGAGTGAGGCGGCCATCGACATAGTCACCCAGAACAGGAAGGCCTTCCACGACTACTTCATAGAAGAGACCATCGAAGCCGGGATAATGCTCACCGGCACGGAGGTAAAATCGCTTCGCGCCGGGAAGGCCAACCTAAAAGACAGCTACGCGAGGATAAAGGGCGAGGAGATATTCCTCGTGAACACGCACATAAGCCCCTATTCCCAGGCCGACGGCTTCAAGCAGCATGAGCCCGAAAGGACAAGAAAGCTCCTTCTCCATAAAAAAGAGATCATAAGGCTTATGGGCAAGACCCGCGAGAAGGGGTATACCCTTATACCCACCAAGATATATTTCAAGGCGGGTAAGGCAAAGGTGGAGCTGGGGCTTGCGAAGGGCAAGACCTTCTATGACAAGCGGGAAAGCATAAAAAAGCGCGACGTCCAGAGGGAGATGGCAAAGGCCTTAAGCAGGCGTAGAAAAGAATAGATTCGGTTTTAATCACTTTGTGTTATAATATTTATAGGATGTGGTTCTTTGACAATGGGGGCGACTGGCTTCGACGGGACGGTCTGATTCCGGGAGAAGCATGCCGAGGCCTACTCCTCGTAAAAAAGGTAGACAAACACAGTCGGCAACGACTACAATTACGCCCTGGCCGCTTAAGCCGGCCAGCGTCTTTTTTGCCCACTCCTGCGGGGCCTAAGAGACGACAATTAGCAGGATGGCCTCTGGGGCTCGGTCCGAAGGACCTGGAGGCGAGATCTAAACGGGCTGGCTTTCCGGATGTAAGCCTGCAGGGTGCCGGAAAGCGAGACCTTAACCCTACAGGATAAGCATGTAGAAGAACCGGGTAAGCGTTGCCGGACGCGGGTTCGATTCCCGCCGCCTCCACCAGATTAAGCAAAAGGGGCTTACCTATTACAGGTAGCCCCTTTTTTATAGATTCATAATGTAGCCAGATCTACTTGACGGTCTTCTCCTCACTCGCTGAATGTGCCACCCTCGCCGCCGCAGGGCGCGCATAATATGTCCTCGCTTTCCTTTCCTCCATTACCGCCTTGACCTCTCCGGACGGCATTATCGCCTTTGAGGTTATCGTGCTATGGACTATATTTACTGTCCCATAGTCCTGCATGATACTGGTATCCTGGACAGCCTTACATCCCTCTGTCCACACAATAGCACGAGACGTAAAACCGGATAAGACCCCTTTAAAAGCCTGAGTATCGAGGACCGCGCGCGGGATAAAGGTCGAATGAACAAACCGAGGAATGCCTGTAAAAATATTGAAGAGGGCCTCTGAAGGTTCCCACCCCCAGAATTTTATCGCAAGGGGGCTTGTGGACCACCCCCATAACGCAGGTTGCGTCATTTAGCTTGCCTTATTTCTGGTCACTGCCACGGTATCATGCGTCCACGTCAGCAACGGTGTCACGTTGTCATCGTCATAGAGCACCCAGGTCTCAACCGTTCCGTTTACTGCCGTCCTCGCCAGCTTGTTGTTCTTCCACTTGGACATCGCTACAGAATAGGTCAAGAGAGTTGCTATCCCCGCGTTGTCCGGCGCCGTGTATCCCGAAGTCGCCAGCCGGGTGGACGGGTTCACATCCAACACCACCTCCGCATCATCCTTTATGACCATCTCCCCTGAGCCTATTATCGTATCGCTCGCAGGGGATGGGCTTCCGCCGGACTGTTTGTAGACGGCTACGGTGTACCTGCCATCCATCCACGCCTGCCGCGATTCCGACATCTCGTATCTCCCCTTGACCGTGGCGTGCTCAGAGAGGAAGAGGTAGGGGACCGCTGGTGTGGCGGCAAAGGAACCGTCGCTACCATCCAAAATATAGCCGTCCACCTCTCGGATTACAATGACATATGCCGTCCAGCCTGTAATGCCGGTATGGATTATTGATTTAATTGCCATTTACAAACCTCAATATATGTTGTATAAAATACACAAATCATGTTCGGCTATTACCGGATATTCCTCTCACTGTGTGTTGTATTTCAGCACCTGTGTCAGATGCCTGGCAATAACTTTTCAGGCTGGTATGCCGTCTTCTCCTTTTATATACTGAGCGGCTACCTTATGACTTTCGTCCTGAATGAGAATTATGGTTTCCATTGGGACGGCCTGCGTCGGTACTTCACGAACAGGACCTTGAGGATTTATCCCACTTTATGGGCTGTGATACTTTTCTCCTTGCCTTTTGTAGCGTACCTTCCGATCTCTGATTTTCATAGAAACATCTATCTCCCAACGTCAGCCTACGATTGGCTCAGGAATCTCACCCTCATAGATTTAAGAATACCCAACCCGCGGCTGATCCCTCCGACATGGTCTTTATTCGTGGAGGTCGTTTTCTATATTGCCATCGGCCTTATCTTCGCCCGTAAAAAATGGATAACCTTCCTCTGGTTCTTCGCGAGCGTCGCATTTACCGCTTACCTCGTATATTCAGGCGCGGACAAAGAGTATCGGTACTTCTCAATACCGGCCTCATCCGTGGCTTTCAGTTCTGGCGCCATCTTGTATTATTTACGCAAAATACAGATCCCCGGCTGGTTCACCCCTGCTATCATTGCAGCCCATGCTTTAAATCTCCTGTACTGGCACCTTGTACCGGAAGGCAGATTTCTCGAAGGTTTTTATCTTAACGTCGTTTTGAGCGCTGCCCTCATCTTCTCACTGAGCAAGTTAAGGCCGACCGCCATCGATAAAGTCGCAGGTGATCTAGCCTACCCGGTTTTTCTGTGCCACTGGATAATAGCGGCTCTAATAAATTACTACTTCGAGATCAACAAAGGAGCCACGCTGTTCATCATCTCGATCCCCCCGGTCCTGCTCTTCTCGTTTATTCTGCATGCCCAGGTTGAAAAAAAGACAAACGCTATCCGGGACAGAGTGAAGAACCAGACATTTCAGCCTGCTCAATCCCAATCGTCTTCATACCCCAATCGCCTCCCTGACCTTCCCGCCTAGCTCGCTCCCGCCGCCAGCGCAGTTGTAGGTGTATAAGTCCCTGCGCCGTTGCCTGTGTACGAGCCTATGGAAGCAGCAGAGAGCCATGCGCCTGCCTCGCCATAAGCCCCCCAGCTTCCATTATTATCCATGACCCCGTTACATTGAGCAATGCTCAAACCAAGTGCGTGTATCCCGTGCCCAGCACTATTGCGGAAAATTCCTGGCCTCATGGATACTCCGCCATCTGAAGGTGTCAAGGAAGCTCCGTGTAAAGAATTATTTTGGGAGAGAAGCCCCTTTACTGTAGCCCCAACGCTCAAGACGCCATACGTCTCCAAGTTAGATACGGTCTGTACCTGGAACCCAACATTAGGCGTGTCGGCGTAGCACCTGCGGAAAACCGCCTGTGAACCAAATCTACAGGCGAAACTGACCCTGCCAGTCCCGGGGTCATAGACCCACACCTTATCAACGGTTATAGCTGTAGAGCCGGAACGGGCCAGTATCGCTACCCCTCCGCTGGCGGTTGAAATAAGCTTCAATTCTTTTACCAGAATATAGCTTTGCTTTATCAACTCGATGCAATTTGACTGCGTACCTCCGCCGCTGATTATTGTCTTCTGCTCATAGATGGCGTACCCAGAACCGTTTGTGGGCGCTGGCGTTACCCAGTCTCCGTTGCAGGTAAGTACGGTTGCGGTATTAGTATCTATGAGCCTTGCATTGTTCTCGCCGCTGCCTGTTCCAGACGTTATCTTTAATATCTTCCCTGTGTAGGCATTGACCGTCCACGCCTTGCCTGTGTCGGTCAAGGTCGGTCTCCATGTATCTGTTGCGGCAGACGTAGCCGTACCTGATGATAGAGACGCGCCTAACGTGCCCCCGAAGGTAATGGTGAAGCTCCCTGTTACGGCCTTGCCCTGGACGATGACCTTTTCCGTGAAAGTCCCGTCCGATATTTTAATATCGGTATTGCAGTTGACCGTACCGGGGATGGCGTTCACGCCGCCCTGTACGGTTGAGAAGGCGTTTGCTGCAACGTAAGCCTCCCCGCTTGCCATGATGTCCGCTGAGAGGCTCAACTGCGTTGCCGAATCCCTCGCCGTAACCTTCGCCCATGTGTCATCGGTCGAATTGTAGACGGTCTTGTTGACTACATCCGTCCCGAAGTTGGCCGCGGAATCCACCAGCTTGTTCGCTGTGGTCGAGGTTGCCGTACCGGAGTACATCGAGAGGCCGTCGGCGATTGAATCATCCCCGCCGAGGGCTGTCGTAGCGACATACATCGTGTAGCCCTTTGTGATGGTCGAGCTTATCGAGATATAGTTGCCGGGGTCGTTTCCGAAAGTAAGGGTGGTGCTCTCAAAGTAGTTGGTCGCCCCGGTGTACATATAGAGCCTGGAGATGCCGCTGGTTACGCAGGTATACCAGCTCAGGTCGGCCCCGAAGTAAGAGTTGAGCTTGTTCGTGAAGGTGAGGTTCCGTAGCGTTAGCCGTTGCCTGAAGATGCACTTGCCGCTTATCGTGGTGGTACTGGTGGTAGAGCCCTTCACCGTGAGGGTCTTGTTGTCCCCGGCGGTCTTTCCTATGAAGGTAGTATCATCGGCAAACGTGCCGGGACTCATCCTTATTGTTATATTCGCCCTGAATCCGCTGTCAGCGGTTGAGAACGCTTCCGGCAGGTTGTCTATGGCAGAGGCTATCTCATAGGCTTCGCCGGAAGTGAATCTGTCTGCCGAGAGGGAAAGCTGAGTGGATGAATCAACGGCTGTCACTTTAGCCCATGTGTCATCCGTAGCGTTGTAGACAGCCTTATCGACCAGGGCTGACGTGAAGGAGGCTCCTGAATCTATGAGCTTGCTTCCATCTGCGCCCGTGGTCGTGCCGCTTGTGAGCTGTAGACCCGTAGCCCCCTGAGTCGCCTGTGACTTGCCGCCGAAGGTGGACGTAGCGGCGTATACGGTATAATCTACCGTTCCAGCCGCCAGCTGAAACTCAAGGTTACCGTCTGCGTGGCCCAGGTACGCTTTCTTGGTATCAAGCGAAAGTCCCGGCTCCCCTGCTGAAAGAGAAGGAAGGTCAGAGAAATTACCCCTGCGGAAACGGATTTTGTCTGCCATTATATGAACGTCCCCCCGTCTATGTCCCTGTCGAAGTCTGAGAGGCTATCGAGAAATGACGCCCCGTCTATCACGTAATCACTCACCGCCTCAACCCCGTCCTCAGTGGTCTTTACCCTTAGATGCCTGCCGCCAAGCCCGGTGTAATCGGAAAAGGCATCGGTCAGGTCGGTAAAGGCGGCTGCACCACCACCACTGGGATTCTCGGTTACGAACCAGTATGACGCATTCGGCGGAGCGGCATTGAGACTGGCTATTCGCGCCATGTAATACGTTCCGGCATAAAGCACAATGTCGTCAATATGATAAGTTATCGTTGAGTCCCATTCTCCTTTATATCCACCTATGAACAGCTCAATGTATTGCGGAAGCGGCGGGGTAACGGCCTTCCAGTTATAGCCGTCCCACCTTTTTGTTGTGTTGGCGACAATATCGTTAATGAGGGTGTACAAGGAATGATACATCAGCCCGTATCCGTACCTGCTTAAATGCACGCCATCCTTTTGTGCTACATGGACTTTCTTCCAGTCTCCAGAACCAGACAGCCCCCAAAGGATGTTATATGTATCGACATAGGGGATGTGCAGCTCTGCGGCCAGGTCACGCACCTTCTGCACATAGGGCTGGACCTGCGTGTTGGTATACGCATCAGGGATTAAGTTTTCAGCCGTGTCATCTACAGGCGGCGGGGTGAGCAATATTATATCCGCACCTGCTGGCTGGATAGCGCTGATAATCGTCCTTAAATTCGCCTCATAATCTACGATGTCAACATGACGGTCAACAAGCTGACAGCTATCGTTTGTCCCAAGCATTATGGTAACAATAGTCGGGTTGTGGTCTGTGATTTTAGAGGCTATCCACGCTACCCAGTCATCAGTTGATGTCCCGCCTACGGCTTCATTCCAGATACTCCAGCCCTGCGTTGGATAGTCGAGAGGCAGATTCCTTTTAAGAATCTCAGCATAACTGCTTCTGTCAACAGCAGTTATGCTGTCCCCCACAAATACGACACGGTTTGCCCGGCTTGTATTGGTATCAAGCCAAAGGTCGTCTACCACCGGG
It includes:
- a CDS encoding 5-(carboxyamino)imidazole ribonucleotide mutase is translated as MAQKPLVGIVMGSESDLPVMGEAAKVLKGFKIPYEMTISSAHRSPKRTSDYAKGAEDRGIKVIIAGAGSAAHLAGFIAAETTIPVIGVPIDSSPLKGLDSLLSTVQMPGGVPVASMAIGKAGAKNAGIFAAQILATGVASLRGALKKQRKDMAKEVEEKAKRLKA
- a CDS encoding threonylcarbamoyl-AMP synthase; translated protein: MDSEKPRILSAYDDYSAAASPLFRAGAVIAYPTETFYGLCVDPFNTKAIEALYELKGRPALSPIPLIIGDAGMLDRIVTDIPLTARKLIERFWPGPLTLVFKASPALPPMLTSATGTIGVRLSGSPYARRLSCALSSPITSTSANPTGMPPAKSPKEVLGYFDGRIGLLIDGGRLTALKGSTIIDVTRDSLEIIREGEIPSSEILSL
- a CDS encoding 16S rRNA (cytosine(967)-C(5))-methyltransferase; translated protein: MGSQTGARAAALKVLNRVEGGDAYADIALDAGLEGLSGPDTGLTTELVYGVLRWKIRLDYTIDLFSAIRSKKIEHRVLNALRIGAYQLLFLTRVPSRAAINESVELVKPDKRKAGFVNAVLRKIASEKERIALPDPDKDIIRHITIACSHPEWIVRRWAARYGTAETIELCRAGQEVPPRTVRVNTLSTSRQRLIEELKESGYDVEETRYSPDGIEVRGGGALAAKDPRYYIQDEASQLVSLLLSPMPGESLLDACSAPGGKTTHLAQLMGNRGAIYALDKHEARVRTVAETAARLGAGIIKTFTFDAAGSLDFLEKGSLDAILCDAPCSGLGVLRRAPDARYRRKEEDIAGLQAIQSRILDNLAGYLKKGGRLVYSTCTFEPEETEGVVSRFLKKHPDFSLEDVSKYLPQSCSELVDKDGFLRTFPHRHGMDGFFAARMRKG
- a CDS encoding SsrA-binding protein — translated: MSEAAIDIVTQNRKAFHDYFIEETIEAGIMLTGTEVKSLRAGKANLKDSYARIKGEEIFLVNTHISPYSQADGFKQHEPERTRKLLLHKKEIIRLMGKTREKGYTLIPTKIYFKAGKAKVELGLAKGKTFYDKRESIKKRDVQREMAKALSRRRKE